The Faecalibaculum rodentium genome segment GAAGAAGCCGGGCTGCACTTCGATTTCGGGAAGGTACATGAATCCAATGACCACGATGCCCACCGGCTGTACAAACTCGGGCGGGACTGCAACCTGGGGCCTCAGGTTCGCAAAGCCCTGCACGATGCCTATTTCGTGAACTGCGAAAAACTCGCGGATCCCGAAGTGCTGGTAAAAGCCGGCAAAGCCGCAGGCCTGGAGGAAGACCTCATCCGCCGTATGCTCAAAGAGGGCTGGTATGAGAATGAAGTTGCCAATGATGAAATGGAATATGACGCGCTCGCCATTGAATCCGTGCCGTATTTCATCGTGGATCAGGAAGTGATTCCGGAACACCTGACGAAGGATGAATTCATCAAGGTTCTCCAGAATCATCTGCCTGTCGGACAGACACAGAACTGACTGCCGCATGCAGTCAAAGGGATGCATCGATCCGGTGCATCCCTTTTTCCTGTCAGTTTCATCTTTGCACCGTCGCCCTGCAGCGCGGCCGGTTCAGCCCATCACCATGACCAGCACAATGTAGACAATCAGTGTGACGATCATGTTCAGGGAAATCACCCCAGAGCAGTATGACCGGTCGTTTTCCGAAGACATCAGCGGGCTGATCTGCACAACGACCCCGAAACCCACCGGACCCATGAAGTACAGCCATGCCGCTGCTGCGAATGCCGGATTGGCCATAGCCGCGGGAAACAGCAGATACAGCAGTCCCAGGATCCCGGCAAAAAACAGCAGACGCACTGCCACGAGTTTCGCAGCCGGCTGCAAAATCCGTGTCGAGAACTCCAGATTGTAGCCAATGATGTACAGGATCATGGGAATGATCGGGGCCGTGACCATGGCCATGACCTGGGAGTAGATTCCAAACCAGGGAGCAGCCTGGGCCCAGGCGTAAACTCCGGTGATGTTCACCAGCAGA includes the following:
- a CDS encoding DsbA family oxidoreductase, whose protein sequence is MINIVLWADLQCPFCYVGETNLQHAIEELGLQDQVRLDIKSREIHRPEDGDGDMEMFEIFQQKDGFTPDGARAQIEKINTMGREEAGLHFDFGKVHESNDHDAHRLYKLGRDCNLGPQVRKALHDAYFVNCEKLADPEVLVKAGKAAGLEEDLIRRMLKEGWYENEVANDEMEYDALAIESVPYFIVDQEVIPEHLTKDEFIKVLQNHLPVGQTQN